In Nocardia asteroides, a single genomic region encodes these proteins:
- a CDS encoding NAD-dependent succinate-semialdehyde dehydrogenase: MALEKEALEVLQSVPTSLWIGGPADPVEGGTFAVHNPATGETLLEIADAGPRDAVEALDAAVAVQAEWAATPSRERGEILRAVFEAITARSEEFALLMTLEMGKALPESRNEVRYGAEFFRWFAEEAVRVHGRYQHSPLGTGRIIVHKQPVGPCLAITPWNFPLAMGTRKIGPALAAGCTMLVKPASATPLTMLLLAKLCSEAGLPDGVLSVIPSSRSAAVTKPLLEDSRLRKLTFTGSTEVGRKLVEQAAPLLLRTSMELGGNAPFVVFDDADIDAAVQGAMLAKLRNGGEACTAANRFHVQAGVAEEFTAKFAKAMESVVLGPGTDPETTLGPLVSEDQLNTVSELVEDAVAKGAKVRIGGERPDGTGWYYPATVLAELPPDARILREEVFGPVAPVVTFETEEEGLAAANDTEFGLVAYIYTRDLERALRIAEGLESGMVGVNRGVISDTAAPFGGVKSSGFGREGGSEGIEEYLSTKYIALT; this comes from the coding sequence ATGGCCCTGGAAAAGGAAGCACTCGAAGTTCTGCAGTCCGTCCCGACCTCGCTGTGGATCGGCGGCCCGGCCGACCCGGTCGAGGGCGGCACCTTCGCCGTGCACAACCCGGCGACCGGTGAGACCCTGCTGGAGATCGCCGACGCGGGCCCGCGCGACGCGGTCGAGGCGCTGGACGCCGCCGTCGCCGTGCAGGCCGAGTGGGCCGCGACCCCGTCCCGCGAGCGCGGCGAGATCCTGCGCGCCGTCTTCGAGGCGATCACCGCGCGCAGCGAGGAGTTCGCGCTGCTCATGACGCTGGAGATGGGCAAGGCGCTGCCGGAGAGCCGCAACGAGGTGCGCTACGGCGCCGAGTTCTTCCGCTGGTTCGCCGAGGAGGCGGTCCGGGTGCACGGCCGCTACCAGCACTCACCGCTCGGCACCGGCCGGATCATCGTGCACAAGCAGCCGGTGGGGCCGTGTCTGGCGATCACCCCGTGGAACTTCCCGCTCGCCATGGGCACCCGCAAGATCGGCCCCGCGCTCGCGGCCGGCTGCACCATGCTGGTCAAGCCCGCCTCGGCGACCCCGCTCACCATGCTGCTGCTGGCGAAGCTGTGCAGTGAGGCGGGGCTGCCGGACGGCGTGCTCTCGGTGATCCCGTCCAGCCGCTCGGCCGCCGTCACCAAGCCGCTGCTGGAGGATTCCCGGCTGCGCAAGCTGACCTTCACCGGCTCCACCGAGGTGGGGCGCAAGCTGGTCGAGCAGGCCGCGCCGCTGCTCCTGCGCACCTCCATGGAGCTGGGCGGCAACGCCCCGTTCGTGGTCTTCGACGACGCCGACATCGACGCCGCGGTGCAGGGCGCCATGCTGGCCAAGCTGCGCAACGGCGGCGAGGCGTGCACCGCGGCCAACCGCTTCCACGTGCAGGCCGGGGTGGCCGAGGAGTTCACCGCCAAGTTCGCGAAGGCGATGGAGTCGGTCGTCCTCGGGCCTGGCACCGACCCGGAGACCACGCTCGGCCCGCTGGTCAGCGAGGACCAGCTGAACACGGTGTCGGAGCTGGTCGAGGACGCCGTCGCGAAGGGCGCGAAGGTCAGGATCGGCGGTGAGCGGCCGGATGGCACCGGCTGGTACTACCCTGCGACGGTGCTCGCCGAGCTGCCCCCGGACGCCCGCATCCTGCGCGAGGAGGTCTTCGGGCCGGTGGCGCCGGTGGTCACCTTCGAGACCGAGGAGGAGGGGCTGGCCGCCGCCAACGACACCGAATTCGGGCTGGTCGCCTACATCTACACCCGGGATCTGGAGCGCGCGCTGCGGATCGCGGAGGGGCTGGAGAGCGGCATGGTCGGGGTGAACCGCGGCGTGATCTCCGATACCGCGGCGCCGTTCGGCGGGGTCAAGTCCTCCGGGTTCGGGCGCGAGGGCGGCAGTGAGGGCATCGAGGAGTACCTCTCGACGAAGTACATCGCGCTCACCTGA
- a CDS encoding NAD(P)/FAD-dependent oxidoreductase → MTATRSERHFDVVIIGGGNAGISAAARLIRLGIEDVAVIEPNAVHTYRPLLSYVGGGQATLTQAERTQRSVTPAGASWIRDAVVAVEPSAHRVRCESGAVLGYRDLVVVPGLVPDTDALPGLDAALDAPGVTSNYLDRAARTWELVRTVEPGSRVVFTVPRAPVSCTGTTIKPLFLAAAHWRRRGILDTIDLALVVDRPDLIGVPRLDDALLFRLAALNVRVWHDTTVVALHPGDRAITVSAEGSEHRLPYDLLHLVPPFRGPRWLETSGLAAAPHGLADIDPGSLRHRTFDDIWSAGDAAAVATDPSGGALRRQIAVLADNIIAARAGEPLREYDGYTVAPIATDAHRLIAAEFDRSGAISSALPSFLDPLRPRRSAWAFDRYALPRVYWNLLLRGRL, encoded by the coding sequence ATGACGGCGACCAGATCCGAACGGCACTTCGACGTGGTGATCATCGGCGGCGGCAACGCGGGCATCAGCGCGGCCGCCCGGCTGATCCGGCTGGGGATCGAGGATGTCGCCGTCATCGAGCCGAACGCGGTGCACACCTACCGGCCGCTGCTGTCCTACGTCGGCGGCGGGCAGGCGACCCTGACGCAGGCGGAGCGGACCCAGCGTTCGGTCACGCCGGCCGGAGCGAGCTGGATCCGCGACGCGGTGGTCGCGGTCGAGCCGTCGGCGCACCGGGTGCGCTGCGAGTCCGGTGCGGTCCTCGGCTATCGCGATCTCGTCGTCGTTCCCGGGCTGGTCCCCGACACCGACGCGCTGCCCGGCCTCGACGCGGCGCTCGACGCACCGGGCGTGACCAGCAACTATCTCGACCGGGCCGCGCGGACCTGGGAACTCGTGCGCACCGTCGAACCGGGGAGCCGGGTCGTCTTCACGGTGCCGAGAGCACCGGTGAGCTGCACCGGAACGACGATCAAGCCGCTGTTCCTCGCCGCTGCCCACTGGCGGCGCCGCGGAATCCTGGACACCATCGACCTCGCGCTGGTCGTCGACCGCCCGGACCTGATCGGCGTGCCGAGACTCGACGACGCGCTGCTGTTCCGGCTGGCCGCCCTGAACGTGCGGGTGTGGCACGACACCACCGTCGTCGCCCTGCACCCCGGTGACCGGGCGATCACCGTCAGTGCGGAGGGGAGCGAACATCGGCTGCCCTACGACCTCCTGCACCTGGTCCCCCCGTTCCGCGGCCCGCGCTGGCTGGAGACCTCCGGGCTCGCCGCCGCACCGCACGGCCTCGCCGACATCGATCCCGGCTCGCTGCGGCACCGCACCTTCGACGACATCTGGTCGGCGGGCGACGCCGCCGCGGTCGCCACCGATCCCTCCGGCGGTGCCCTGCGCCGCCAGATCGCGGTGCTCGCCGACAACATCATCGCCGCCCGCGCCGGGGAGCCACTGCGCGAATACGACGGGTACACCGTGGCCCCGATCGCCACCGACGCGCACCGGCTCATCGCCGCCGAGTTCGACCGGAGCGGCGCCATCTCCTCGGCACTGCCCTCGTTCCTCGACCCGCTCCGGCCGCGCCGCAGCGCCTGGGCCTTCGACCGCTACGCCCTGCCGCGCGTCTACTGGAACCTGCTGCTGCGCGGCCGGCTCTGA
- a CDS encoding chorismate mutase, with protein MSTPATTAGSNSAPSPGSDAALPQSEAEIETLRKEIDRLDAEILAAIKRRSEISRVIGRTRMASGGPRLVHSREMKVLERFSELGQEGHTLAMLLLRLGRGRLGH; from the coding sequence ATGAGCACCCCTGCCACCACCGCCGGGTCGAATTCCGCGCCGTCCCCCGGGTCGGACGCGGCGCTCCCGCAGAGCGAGGCCGAGATCGAGACGCTCCGCAAGGAGATCGATCGGCTCGACGCGGAAATCCTCGCCGCCATCAAACGGCGCAGCGAGATCTCCCGGGTGATCGGCCGGACCCGGATGGCCTCCGGCGGCCCGCGCCTGGTGCACAGCCGGGAGATGAAGGTGCTCGAGCGCTTCAGCGAGCTCGGCCAGGAGGGGCACACCCTCGCCATGCTGCTGCTCCGCCTCGGCCGCGGGCGCCTCGGACACTGA
- a CDS encoding UvrD-helicase domain-containing protein — MDITVAQNETNTDRTGPAPAKRVALTAQAPLSQEERERLRVERERKRADEAEHLLEGLNPQQRAAVVHAGAPLLIVAGAGSGKTAVLTRRIAYLLAARGAHTGEILAITFTNKAAAEMRERVAGLVGPRAQSMWVSTFHSSCVRILRMQAALLPGMNSNFSIYDADDSRRLLTMISRDMEIDVKKYSARLLATAISNLKNELIGPAQAVADAESDESELPTLVAKVYTEYQRRLRAANALDFDDLIGETVAILRNHPEVAEYYRRRFRHVLVDEYQDTNHAQYVLIRELVGHATGVPEPGPDGRELHSEVPPSELCVVGDADQSIYAFRGATIRNIEEFERDFPDAETILLEQNYRSTQHILSAANAVIARNENRREKRLWTDSGEGDLIVGYVADNEHDEASFVAKEIDRLVDAGDANYGDVAVFYRTNNNSRALEEIFIRMGLPYKVVGGVRFYERKEVRDIVAYLRVLANPEDAVSMRRILNTPRRGIGDRAEACVAVHAEQRGLGFGAALRDAAEGKVALLNTRAQRAIAGFLDLLDEVRALGAQPDAAYFDVGTVVDAVLDRTGYRAELAASDDPQDGARLDNLNELVSVAREFSSEAHNNAEAAATEGLVPEADEGEPDPGSLAAFLERVSLVADTDQIPDEGTGVVTMMTLHTAKGLEFPVVFVTGWEDGQFPHMRALGDPTELAEERRLAYVGITRARQRLYLSRAVVRSGWGQPVSNPESRFLQEIPQHLIDWRRLEPVSQVAGRGRRRGDDEGMARDWTRGSGWDERPGVRGGPRRPAPGGGVKRNNTDLVLTVGDRVTDDKYGLGRVVAADGIGPLATVTIDFGTAGTIRLIPQFSRSLMKL; from the coding sequence ATGGACATCACGGTGGCGCAGAACGAAACGAACACGGATCGAACGGGTCCGGCCCCGGCGAAGCGGGTCGCGCTCACCGCGCAGGCTCCGCTCAGTCAGGAGGAGCGCGAGCGGCTGCGCGTCGAGCGCGAGCGCAAGCGCGCGGACGAGGCCGAGCACCTGCTCGAGGGGCTGAACCCGCAGCAGCGCGCGGCCGTCGTGCACGCCGGGGCCCCGCTGCTCATCGTTGCGGGGGCGGGGTCGGGCAAGACCGCCGTGCTGACCCGCCGGATCGCCTACCTGCTCGCCGCCCGCGGCGCGCACACCGGCGAGATCCTGGCCATCACCTTCACCAACAAGGCCGCCGCCGAGATGCGCGAGCGGGTGGCCGGGCTGGTCGGGCCGCGCGCGCAGAGCATGTGGGTCTCCACGTTCCACTCCAGCTGCGTGCGGATCCTGCGCATGCAGGCCGCGCTGCTGCCCGGCATGAACTCCAACTTCTCCATCTACGACGCGGACGATTCGCGGCGGCTGCTCACCATGATCAGCCGGGACATGGAGATCGACGTCAAGAAGTACTCGGCCCGGCTGCTCGCCACCGCCATCTCCAACCTGAAGAACGAGCTGATCGGCCCGGCGCAGGCGGTGGCGGACGCGGAGTCGGACGAGTCCGAGCTGCCAACCCTGGTCGCCAAGGTCTACACCGAGTACCAGCGCAGGCTGCGCGCGGCGAACGCGCTCGACTTCGACGACCTGATCGGCGAGACGGTCGCGATCCTGCGCAACCACCCCGAGGTGGCCGAGTACTACCGCCGCCGCTTCCGGCACGTCCTGGTCGACGAGTACCAGGACACCAACCACGCGCAGTACGTGCTGATCCGCGAGCTGGTCGGGCACGCGACCGGCGTGCCGGAGCCGGGGCCCGACGGCCGCGAGCTGCACAGCGAGGTGCCGCCGAGCGAGCTCTGCGTGGTCGGCGACGCGGACCAGTCCATCTACGCCTTCCGCGGCGCGACGATCCGCAATATCGAGGAGTTCGAGCGCGACTTCCCGGACGCGGAGACCATCCTGCTGGAGCAGAACTACCGCTCCACCCAGCACATCCTCTCCGCCGCGAACGCGGTGATCGCGCGCAACGAGAACCGGCGCGAGAAGCGGCTGTGGACCGATTCCGGCGAGGGCGACCTGATCGTCGGCTACGTCGCGGACAACGAGCACGACGAGGCCTCCTTCGTCGCCAAGGAGATCGATCGGCTGGTCGACGCGGGTGACGCCAACTACGGCGACGTCGCGGTCTTCTACCGCACCAACAACAACTCGCGCGCCCTGGAGGAGATCTTCATCCGGATGGGGCTGCCGTACAAGGTGGTCGGCGGCGTCCGGTTCTACGAGCGCAAGGAGGTGCGCGACATCGTCGCCTACCTCCGGGTGCTGGCGAATCCGGAGGACGCGGTGAGCATGCGCCGCATCCTGAACACCCCGCGCCGCGGCATCGGCGACCGGGCGGAGGCCTGCGTCGCGGTGCACGCCGAGCAGCGCGGCCTCGGCTTCGGGGCGGCGCTGCGGGACGCGGCGGAGGGCAAGGTCGCGCTGCTGAACACCAGGGCGCAGCGCGCCATCGCCGGCTTCCTCGACCTGCTGGACGAGGTGCGCGCGCTCGGCGCCCAGCCGGACGCCGCCTACTTCGACGTCGGCACCGTTGTCGACGCGGTGCTCGACCGGACCGGCTACCGCGCCGAGCTGGCGGCGTCGGACGACCCGCAGGACGGCGCCCGGCTGGACAACCTGAACGAGCTTGTCAGCGTGGCGCGGGAATTCAGCTCCGAGGCGCACAACAACGCCGAGGCGGCGGCCACCGAGGGGCTGGTGCCGGAGGCCGATGAGGGCGAGCCCGACCCGGGCTCGCTGGCTGCCTTCCTGGAGCGGGTCTCGCTGGTCGCCGACACCGACCAGATCCCGGACGAGGGCACCGGCGTGGTCACCATGATGACGCTGCACACCGCGAAGGGGCTGGAGTTTCCGGTGGTCTTCGTGACCGGCTGGGAGGACGGGCAGTTCCCGCACATGCGGGCGCTCGGCGACCCGACCGAGCTGGCCGAGGAGCGCCGGCTCGCCTACGTCGGCATCACCAGGGCCAGGCAGCGGCTCTACCTCTCCCGCGCGGTGGTCCGCTCCGGCTGGGGCCAGCCGGTGAGCAACCCCGAATCGCGCTTCCTGCAGGAGATCCCGCAGCACCTCATCGACTGGCGGCGGCTGGAGCCGGTGAGCCAGGTCGCGGGGCGCGGCCGCAGGCGCGGCGACGACGAGGGCATGGCCAGGGACTGGACCCGCGGCAGCGGCTGGGACGAGCGCCCCGGCGTGCGCGGCGGGCCGCGCAGGCCCGCACCGGGCGGCGGGGTCAAGCGGAACAACACCGACCTGGTGCTGACGGTGGGCGATCGGGTGACCGACGACAAGTACGGCCTCGGCCGGGTGGTCGCCGCCGACGGCATCGGGCCGCTGGCCACGGTGACGATCGACTTCGGCACCGCGGGCACCATCCGCCTCATCCCGCAGTTCAGCCGGTCACTGATGAAGCTCTGA
- the pgi gene encoding glucose-6-phosphate isomerase, with protein sequence MSSDITASAAWRKLHDHHEGVRGTHLREFFAEDPERGRELVVEVGDLRIDYSKHRVTRETLALLAELAREADVAGHRDAMFRGDHINTSEDRAVGHIALRAPADEPLTIDGADATAEVHDVLRRMGEFTDAVRSGEWRGATGERIHTVVNIGIGGSDLGPVMVHRALRHYADAVIAARFVSNVDPADLVAKLSGLNPANTLFVIASKTFTTLETLTNATAARRWLTDALGEDAVAKHFVAVSTNAERVAEFGIDTATMFGFWDWVGGRYSLDSAIGLSVMAAVGRERFAELLAGMHAVDRHFATAPLEQNAPVLLGLLGVWYSNFFGAESRAVLPYSNDLDRFPAYLQQLAMESNGKSVRADGTPVRTSTGEIYWGEPGTNGQHAFYQLLHQGTRLVPADFIGFATPNDDLPTRDGTGSMHDLLMSNLFAQTKVLAFGKTAEEIAAEGTPPELVPHKVMPGNRPTTTILAPELTPSVVGQLIALYEHIVFVEGVIWGIDSFDQWGVELGKQQALALEPLLTAAEEPEPQDDSSTDALIRWYRASRG encoded by the coding sequence GTGAGCAGCGACATCACCGCGTCGGCGGCCTGGCGGAAACTGCACGATCACCACGAGGGCGTCAGGGGGACCCACCTGCGCGAATTCTTCGCCGAGGATCCGGAGCGCGGGCGCGAGCTCGTCGTCGAGGTCGGCGACCTGCGCATCGACTACAGCAAGCACCGCGTCACCCGCGAAACCCTCGCGCTGCTCGCCGAACTGGCGCGCGAGGCGGATGTCGCCGGGCACCGGGACGCCATGTTCCGCGGCGACCACATCAACACCAGCGAGGACCGCGCGGTCGGGCACATCGCCCTGCGCGCGCCCGCGGACGAGCCGCTGACCATCGACGGCGCCGACGCCACCGCCGAGGTGCACGACGTGCTGCGCCGGATGGGCGAGTTCACCGACGCGGTGCGCTCCGGGGAGTGGCGCGGCGCCACCGGCGAGCGCATCCACACCGTCGTGAACATCGGCATCGGCGGCTCCGACCTCGGCCCGGTCATGGTGCACCGGGCGCTGCGGCACTACGCCGACGCCGTGATCGCCGCCCGCTTCGTCTCCAACGTGGACCCGGCCGACCTCGTCGCCAAGCTCAGCGGGCTGAACCCGGCGAACACGCTCTTCGTCATCGCCTCCAAGACCTTCACCACCCTGGAGACGCTGACCAACGCCACCGCGGCCAGGCGCTGGCTCACCGACGCGCTCGGCGAGGATGCGGTGGCCAAGCACTTCGTCGCGGTCTCCACCAATGCCGAGCGGGTGGCCGAGTTCGGCATCGACACCGCGACCATGTTCGGCTTCTGGGACTGGGTGGGCGGGCGCTACTCGCTGGATTCCGCCATCGGGCTCTCGGTCATGGCTGCCGTCGGCAGGGAGCGGTTCGCCGAGCTCCTCGCCGGGATGCACGCCGTCGACCGGCACTTCGCCACCGCGCCGCTGGAGCAGAACGCACCGGTGCTGCTGGGGCTGCTCGGCGTCTGGTATTCGAACTTCTTCGGCGCGGAATCGCGCGCGGTGCTGCCGTACTCGAACGACCTCGACCGATTCCCGGCCTACCTGCAGCAGCTCGCCATGGAGTCGAACGGCAAGTCGGTGCGCGCCGACGGCACCCCCGTGCGCACCTCCACCGGCGAGATCTACTGGGGCGAGCCGGGCACCAACGGCCAGCACGCCTTCTACCAGCTGCTGCACCAGGGCACCCGGCTGGTGCCCGCCGACTTCATCGGCTTCGCCACCCCCAACGACGACCTGCCGACCCGGGACGGCACCGGCAGCATGCACGACCTGCTCATGAGCAACCTCTTCGCGCAGACCAAGGTGCTCGCCTTCGGCAAGACCGCCGAGGAGATCGCCGCCGAGGGCACTCCCCCGGAGCTGGTGCCGCACAAGGTCATGCCGGGCAACCGGCCGACCACCACGATCCTGGCGCCCGAGCTCACCCCCTCGGTGGTGGGCCAGCTGATCGCGCTCTACGAGCACATCGTGTTCGTGGAGGGCGTGATCTGGGGCATCGACAGCTTCGACCAGTGGGGCGTCGAGCTCGGCAAGCAGCAGGCGCTCGCGCTGGAGCCGCTGCTCACCGCCGCCGAGGAGCCCGAGCCGCAGGACGACTCCTCCACCGACGCCCTCATTCGCTGGTACCGCGCATCCCGCGGGTGA